ATAGTCTCCCTGCTCTTGTCGGTAGAGACAGCGGATTTCGTGTACTTGAAAGAGAAAACGAATGCGACTGCCGGGAACCTAAGCGTGCAACTAGAAAAACTCGAAACTGCCGGGTATATCCAAGTGAAAAAAGAGTTCGTCGGGAAAAAGACCCGCACTTCATGCCAACTGACCGACACGGGCAGGAAGGCTTTGGAAGACTATATAGACGCTCTTAGAGAATACCTTAACTTGTAAAGAACTATTCCCCCCACCTCACGACCTCGCCAATGACAGGAATCAACACGTGTAACGAGTCGTTCTTTGCCATGTTCATCTCGTTACGTAACGGCTCGTCCCAACGATGATAGGCCAATGCGTACTTGGAATGATGCACGGTCATCACCTTCTTCGCTTTCAGGTCCAGGGCTGCCCGGG
The window above is part of the Butyricimonas paravirosa genome. Proteins encoded here:
- a CDS encoding winged helix-turn-helix domain-containing protein; the encoded protein is MRELDPLLHSQLRLAIVSLLLSVETADFVYLKEKTNATAGNLSVQLEKLETAGYIQVKKEFVGKKTRTSCQLTDTGRKALEDYIDALREYLNL